The following coding sequences are from one Methanonatronarchaeum thermophilum window:
- the hisH gene encoding imidazole glycerol phosphate synthase subunit HisH gives MADISIVDYGLGNLRSVVKGFEKVGGEVEVVGDVGGLVGSKAVVIPGVGAFEDGIQRLRELNSVLYQLIEDDVPVLGICLGMQMLLTRSFEGQNCVNGLDVIGGDVVRFEGDLKVPHMGWSKVFPCKEHKILNGVENGSYFYFAHSYHADLKYSEDILAESKYSFSFPAAISKRNVVGLQFHPEKSGKKGLRVLKNFLEISRK, from the coding sequence ATGGCTGATATCTCTATTGTTGATTATGGTTTAGGAAACCTACGTAGTGTTGTTAAGGGGTTTGAGAAGGTTGGTGGTGAAGTTGAGGTGGTTGGTGATGTGGGTGGTTTAGTTGGTTCTAAAGCTGTTGTCATTCCAGGTGTAGGTGCTTTTGAAGATGGTATCCAAAGATTGAGAGAATTAAACTCTGTTTTATACCAACTAATTGAGGATGATGTTCCAGTTTTAGGCATATGCCTTGGTATGCAAATGTTGTTGACACGTAGTTTTGAAGGCCAAAACTGTGTTAATGGTTTAGATGTTATTGGAGGAGATGTTGTTCGTTTTGAAGGAGATTTAAAAGTGCCTCATATGGGTTGGAGCAAGGTGTTCCCATGTAAAGAACATAAAATATTAAATGGTGTTGAGAATGGTTCGTATTTTTATTTTGCACATTCTTATCACGCCGACTTGAAATATAGTGAAGACATATTGGCTGAATCAAAATATAGCTTTAGCTTTCCTGCTGCAATCTCAAAAAGAAATGTAGTTGGTCTCCAATTCCATCCTGAAAAATCTGGAAAAAAAGGCTTAAGAGTTTTGAAAAATTTCCTAGAGATATCAAGGAAATAA